From the genome of Syntrophus gentianae:
GGACAGCATGCAGAAGCTATTCTATCTTCCCGAACCCCATACGGATTTCATCCTCTCCATTATTGCCGAAGAAGCCGGTTTTGTCGGGGTGTTTGTGGTCATCGCCCTGTTCGTGGTCCTGATCTTTCGCGGGTTTTTCATTGCTTTCAAGGCTCCTGATCTCTTCGGAACCCTGGTCGCCGCGGGTTTGTCCATGCTCCTTGCCTTGGAAGCCGTCATCAACATCGCCGGGGTGATGGGATTGATCCCCTTGAAAGGTCTGGCCCTTCCCTTTCTCAGTTATGGGGGGACGTCCCTGGTGGTGAGTCTGGCGGCGATAGGCATTCTCCTGAATATTTCAACCTTTACCGAGACCAAGGGAGAGTCGCAATGACGGTTCGCGTGATCATTGCCGGCGGCGGTACCGGGGGGCACCTTTTCCCCGGTGTGGCCATTGCGGAGGAATGGCTCCGGCGGAATGAAGAGAACCGGGTTCTTTTCATCGGCACCAAACGGGGCATAGAAAAGAGAGTCCTGAAGGATCTTGGCTTCTCTCTGAAACTCCTGAATGTGGAAGGCATCAAGGGAAGGGGAATGATCCGGTCGGCGATGGCTCTTTTGAAGCTTCCGGGAAGTCTCCTGCAGTCGATGCGGATTTTGCGCTCCTTCCGGCCGGACATCGTCATCGGTGTCGGAGGCTATGCGTCCGGTCCGGCCGTCGTAGCGGCCCGGTTGATGGGGATTCGGACGGCCATTACCGAGCAGAATTCCATCCCCGGATTGACCAATCGGCTGCTGGGCTGGTTTGTGGATCGGATCTTTCTCAGCTTTGCCGATGGGGGAAAGTGGTTCCCGGCGAAAAAGACCCAGATTTCGGGAAATCCGATCCGGGCAGCCTTTTTCGGTGGCAAGCCGGTGATTGAAAAAGTGTCGGACCGATTTTCTCTGCTGATATTCGGCGGCAGCCAGGGGGCTCATGCCATCAATTCGGCTCTCCAGGCGGCTCTTCCCTTTTTGAAGCCTCTGCAGGGCGTCCTCTCCATTGTTCATCAGACAGGGGAAAAGGATTGTGAAAGCATGTCCGCCGCTTATGCGGCACAGGGTTTTAACGCCCGGGTTGTCCCCTTCATCCGGGACATGGCTTCTGCTTACGAGGCCGCCGATCTGTTGATCTGCCGGGCCGGCGCCACCTCCATTGCCGAAATCACCGCCATGGGCAAAGCGGCGATCCTTATCCCCTTTCCCTATGCGATCGGGGACCATCAGACCGAGAACGCCAAGGTCCTGCTCAAGGCCGGAGCAGCCGTCATGATTCCGGAAAAGGACCTCGTCGGCACCAGGCTGGCGGATGAGATAAAAAATCTCCATGATCATCCTTCCCTGCTGAAGGATATCGCGGGCAGGGCAGCGAATATGGGAAATATTTACGCCGCTTCGGATATCGTTGATACCTGTCTGGCTATGATTAAGAAATAAGGAAGTTTTTTTTCGGTGGACATTATACAATATATGGTATATATGAGCAGAATTTACACAACATAAAGGCATCTTGCCGTCATATCTGAGAGGAATTTCATTGAACTCCATGAGGCTTTACAGAGTAACAGACGTCATGCGCAAAAAGGTGCGCCACATTCATTTCGTCGGGATCGGTGGTATCGGCATGAGCGGAATCGCCGAGGTCCTCCTGAATCTTGACTATACGGTCAGCGGATCGGATTTGAAGTCTTCGGAGACCACCGAGCATCTCGTCGAGCTGGGCGCCACGGTATTTCAGGGGCATCAGGCCGACAATCTGGCCGATGTCGACGTGGTGGTTACCTCGACGGCGGTACGGGCGGATAATCCCGAAGTTCTGGAGGCGCATCGAAGAGCGATCCCCGTCATTCCTCGAGCGGAAATGCTGGCGGAATTGCTGAAGATGAAAGTATCCATTGCCGTCTCTGGAAGTCACGGCAAGACCACGACAACGTCGATGATCGCCACGGTCATGGCCAGCGGCGGACTGGATCCGACCATGGTGATCGGAGGCAAGCTGGGGAGTATCGGGAGCAACGCCCGGCTGGGGCACGGGGAGTTCATCGTGGCGGAGGCGGATGAAAGCGATGGTTCTTTTCTGAAACTGTCGCCGTCCTTGGCCGTCATTACCAATATCGATCGGGAGCATCTGGATCATTACCGGGACATCGAAGACATCAAGGCTGCCTTTCTTCAGTTCGCCAACATCGTGCCCTTTTATGGCTCCGTCATCCTCTGTCAGGATGACCCTCACGTCAAGGCGATTCTGCCGGATATCAAGCGCAAGGCCATTACCTACGGGCTGGAGCCCACGGCGGACTACCGGGCGGAAGCGATCCGTTTCAACGGGGCAACGACGGAGTATGAACTCTATTACCGGACGGAATATCTGGGAACCGTAACGCTTTCCGTTCCAGGGCTCTTCAATGTGTATAATTCCCTGGCGACGGTGGCGGTTGCCAGGGAACTGGAAATGACCTTCCCGGCCATCAGGGAAGGCTTGAAAAGCTATATCGGTGTCGGCCGGCGGATGGAGGTCAAAGGGAACGTGGGCGGAGTGACCGTTGTGGATGACTATGGCCATCATCCCACGGAGATCAGCGCCACGCTGGCGGCAGCCCGGCAGGTCTGGAAGAGCCGGATGATCGTGGTTTTTCAACCCCACCGGTATACGCGGACCCAGGCCCTCTTCCAGGAGTTTCTGGGATCCTTTACCGAAGCGGACCTCCTGATCGTGACGGATATCTATCCCGCCAGTGAGGACCCCATTGAAGGGGTGACCTCTGCGGCGCTTTGCGAAGGCATCCGTTCCTTTTCGCACCGGGATGTTCTCTATATCCCGGATTTCAATGACATCACGGACTACCTGCTATCCGTCGTTCAACCGGAGGATGTGGTCATCACTCAGGGTGCGGGCAGCGTCAATACCATTGGAGTGTCTCTGTTGAATCGGCTGAAGGAGGTCGAGAATTCCCGTGCGGCATGATGCCTCTTTCCAGGAAGAGTTGACATCCTGTGTCTCGGATGCCGTCCTTTTCGATGAGCCTCTGGACCGTCATACCTCCATGGGAGTGGGTGGTCCCGCGGATGCCCTGGTTTCTCCTCAAAGCCGGGAGGATCTGGCGCGGCTGATTTCCCTGCTCCGGAAGAACAAGGTGCCCTATCTGGCTTTGGGCAATGGGACCAACCTTCTTGTCCGGGATGGGGGATACCGGGGGGTCGTTGTTTCTCTCCAGGGCTTAAAGCATCTAACCTGGTCGCCAAGCGCTGACGGAGCGATTCGAGTACGGGCTGAAGCCGGTGTTCCCCTGGCGGCGATCGTTCGTCTCTGTCAAAAAGAATCTCTGACCGGCATGGAGTTCTGTGCCGGTATCCCCGGCAGTGTCGGCGGGGCGGTTCGGATGAATGCCGGGGCCTATGGGAGAGAAATGAAGGATGTGGTGGCGGAGGTAACCGTTTTGAATGAGCATCAGGCGTTGGAGAACCGCTCCTGCCGGGATCTTACCTTTGAATACCGCCGTCTGATTCTTCCCGATTCCGCTGTGATTGTCAGCGCCGAGTTCGTCCTGTATCCCGGTAATCGGGAAGAAATCGCGGTGAGGATTGACGAAATTCTGTCTTTGCGGAAAAAAAAGCATCCCCTGAACCTGCGCAATGCGGGTTCCATCTTTAAAAATCCCCGCAGTATCCCCGCGGGTCGGCTGATCGAAGAAGTCGGGTTGAAGGGGAAGCGCCGGGGAGACGCCATGGTTTCTGAACTTCATGGCAACTTTATCGTCAATCTGGGCCATGCCCGGACTGCCGAAATTGTAGATCTGATGGAAGAAATTCAGGTTCGGGTCAGAGATGCCCGGGACATCCATCTGGAAGCTGAGGTCCAGATTGTCGGAGAGGATGGATGAAGAGGGCTTTCAGAAGAAAGCTGGAAGCAAGAAAGTATCGATTGAAACGGCGCGGCAGGTCCATTTCCATGGACCTTTCCCGGTCGATTCTGCTGATCTTTCTGGTGATGTCCATCGCCGTTCTCCTGGTCTTTGTCTATAATTTTACCATCAGCGCCCCCTGTTTCCGCATCCGGGAAACGGTTGTCCGAGGATGCCGGGAAGTCACGGAAAAGGAAGTGCTTCTTCTGAGTTCTTTAAAATCTTCGCAGGGGCTGCTGACACTGAATGAAGAGGCCGTTCTGCGGCGGATTCGGGCCAATCCCTGGATCAAGACGGTTTCCCTCGGCAGGGAATTTCCGGATCGTCTGGTGATCCAGATTTCCGAGCGTTCCGCGATCGCCGTGATCCGACAGGAAGCCAATCTGTATCTGATGGATCAGGAGGGCGTTATTTTCAAGAAGCTGGGAAAGAACGATGAAGTCGATCTTCCCGTGCTGACCGGTCTTTATGTCCAGGGGAAATTGAACGAGGCTCTTTTGAAAAGTGCGCGGGATCTGTTACACGATCTTGCCGCTTCGAAATCGTATCCAACCCTCGACCGGATATCGGAAATCCAGGGAAACGAGGTTCTGGGCCTTTCGATTTTTACCGACAACGGATTTTGTATCGTTTTGGGATTTGATGGTTATCGCGCCAAATTGCAGCGCCTCTCCCTGATTCTGGAAGATATGCAACGGCGTCCCCTGGAAGGGAATTTCTTCCGGATCGATTTGAGAAATACCTTGAAAGTAACCGTTTCCAGAAGAGATATTCCCGCTCCCAAAGGCCCTGCAAGTCCGCAGCAGGAATATAAACTGTAGAGAATATTTGAAGATCGAATAAGATCACATATATCGAGAAAGGTGGATAGAGCAAATGGGTATGCAGGGAAATGTCATCGTCGGATTGGATATAGGCACGACAAAAACCTGTGCCATTGTCGGAGAAGTAACCGATACCGGAATTGACATCATCGGGATTGGTTCTCATCCCTCGGACGGACTAAGAAAAGGGGTCGTGGTCAATATCGACAGCACCGTGGAGGCTGTCAAAAAGGCTGTAGAAGAGGCGGAACGTATGTCCGGATATGAGATCCGATCCGTTTTCGCAGGAATTGCCGGCGGCCATATCAAAGCCCAGAACAGCCTCGGCATTGTCGCGGTCAAGGGGCGCGAAGTCGGCCGGGACGATGTGCAGCGGGCCATCGAAGCAGCCAAGGCGATCGCCATCCCCCTGGACCGGCAGATTCTCCATACGCTTCCCCAGACTTACGTTGTGGACGAACAGGATGGGATCAAGGACCCCGTGGGCATGTCCGGGGTAAGGCTGGAAGCGAAAGTTCATGTGGTGACGGGGGTGGGGACTTCCATCCAGAATATTGAAAAATCCGTAACCCGTGTCGGTCTCGACATCAATGAAATTGTCCTGGAACAGCTGGCGGCCAGTCAGGC
Proteins encoded in this window:
- the murG gene encoding undecaprenyldiphospho-muramoylpentapeptide beta-N-acetylglucosaminyltransferase translates to MTVRVIIAGGGTGGHLFPGVAIAEEWLRRNEENRVLFIGTKRGIEKRVLKDLGFSLKLLNVEGIKGRGMIRSAMALLKLPGSLLQSMRILRSFRPDIVIGVGGYASGPAVVAARLMGIRTAITEQNSIPGLTNRLLGWFVDRIFLSFADGGKWFPAKKTQISGNPIRAAFFGGKPVIEKVSDRFSLLIFGGSQGAHAINSALQAALPFLKPLQGVLSIVHQTGEKDCESMSAAYAAQGFNARVVPFIRDMASAYEAADLLICRAGATSIAEITAMGKAAILIPFPYAIGDHQTENAKVLLKAGAAVMIPEKDLVGTRLADEIKNLHDHPSLLKDIAGRAANMGNIYAASDIVDTCLAMIKK
- a CDS encoding cell division protein FtsQ/DivIB, producing the protein MKRAFRRKLEARKYRLKRRGRSISMDLSRSILLIFLVMSIAVLLVFVYNFTISAPCFRIRETVVRGCREVTEKEVLLLSSLKSSQGLLTLNEEAVLRRIRANPWIKTVSLGREFPDRLVIQISERSAIAVIRQEANLYLMDQEGVIFKKLGKNDEVDLPVLTGLYVQGKLNEALLKSARDLLHDLAASKSYPTLDRISEIQGNEVLGLSIFTDNGFCIVLGFDGYRAKLQRLSLILEDMQRRPLEGNFFRIDLRNTLKVTVSRRDIPAPKGPASPQQEYKL
- the murB gene encoding UDP-N-acetylmuramate dehydrogenase, with the translated sequence MRHDASFQEELTSCVSDAVLFDEPLDRHTSMGVGGPADALVSPQSREDLARLISLLRKNKVPYLALGNGTNLLVRDGGYRGVVVSLQGLKHLTWSPSADGAIRVRAEAGVPLAAIVRLCQKESLTGMEFCAGIPGSVGGAVRMNAGAYGREMKDVVAEVTVLNEHQALENRSCRDLTFEYRRLILPDSAVIVSAEFVLYPGNREEIAVRIDEILSLRKKKHPLNLRNAGSIFKNPRSIPAGRLIEEVGLKGKRRGDAMVSELHGNFIVNLGHARTAEIVDLMEEIQVRVRDARDIHLEAEVQIVGEDG
- the murC gene encoding UDP-N-acetylmuramate--L-alanine ligase, whose translation is MRKKVRHIHFVGIGGIGMSGIAEVLLNLDYTVSGSDLKSSETTEHLVELGATVFQGHQADNLADVDVVVTSTAVRADNPEVLEAHRRAIPVIPRAEMLAELLKMKVSIAVSGSHGKTTTTSMIATVMASGGLDPTMVIGGKLGSIGSNARLGHGEFIVAEADESDGSFLKLSPSLAVITNIDREHLDHYRDIEDIKAAFLQFANIVPFYGSVILCQDDPHVKAILPDIKRKAITYGLEPTADYRAEAIRFNGATTEYELYYRTEYLGTVTLSVPGLFNVYNSLATVAVARELEMTFPAIREGLKSYIGVGRRMEVKGNVGGVTVVDDYGHHPTEISATLAAARQVWKSRMIVVFQPHRYTRTQALFQEFLGSFTEADLLIVTDIYPASEDPIEGVTSAALCEGIRSFSHRDVLYIPDFNDITDYLLSVVQPEDVVITQGAGSVNTIGVSLLNRLKEVENSRAA